The genomic stretch GGCGCTTCGCGTCGCCATTCTTATTTGGGTAATAGTCGAATTATTTGGAATGGCGGCGCTTTACACCGCCATTCTTGTTTGGGTTTTAATAGTCGAATTATTTAGAGTGGCGGCGCGAAGCACCGCTATTCTTGTTTGGTTTTTAATAGCTATACCTAGATATAAGAAGTATGCAAGGGATGAACTATATCTCAAATTATTCCATGCGATCGCGGATACAGATAAGATTGTGAAGTTCTCTAGCGATCAACGATGGTCAAATATTCTATGGACTTTAAAAGCATTATTCGCGATATTCCTGACTTTCCTCAACAAGGCATTGTTTTTCGCGATATTACGCCCTTGTTAGCCCATCCTCATGGTTTAACCTCAATTATCCAAGGATTTCAAACCAAGTTTGCAGAACTGAATATTGGGGAAATTGATTGCATCATCGGAATTGAGTCGCGAGGTTTTATTCTCGGTGCTGCATTGGCGATGAGTTTAGGGGCTAGTTTTGTACCTGTGCGTAAGCCTAAAAAACTCCCATCAGCAGTGTTTAGCGTGGAATATTCCCTTGAGTATGGAACTGATACCTTGGAAATTCATCAAGATGCACTTGCTAAGGGTGAACGAGTACTGATCATTGATGATGTAATTGCGACAGGCGGAACTGCGGCGGCAACTGCAAAGTTGATTCAGCAAGCGGGTGCAGAATTGATCGGGTATGGATTTTTGATCGAGCTAGATTTTCTCAATGGCAGAAAGGCTTTACCCGAAGTTCCCATTGTTTCCTTGGTGAATTACTAAGTAGCTCGGTATAAAAATTTTTAAATGCAGCATTTAAGATCCCCGACTTTTTCTTGGCAATCATAGATTAGTTCTATTAGTCACCCAAAAAGTCGGGGATTTGGTCAATCACAGTTTTCTTTTGCTGACCTACCTATGGCGATCGCAAAGCTACACTTTCAAAAAGTTTCTTGGTTGGGGTTTGAGTGCCAAGCGCTATAAGTAAAATTTAAAAGTTGTTGTAGACTCAGTTAATGAATTTTTAACAATAATTTCTTATGGATATCATTACACCGCTTGTAAGTTTTCTGGCTCCTTTTTTGCCTACGCTGTTGGGAGTTGGGAAGAAAGCCTTGGACAAAGGGGCTGAGAAGTTGGGTGAAAAAGGGGCTGAGGAAATTTTTAAGAAGCTATCGCCTCATTTGGAGGCTAAACCCAGTGCTAAGGAAGCGGTGGTTTATGTTGCAGAAAATCCTGATGATGCGGATGGGTTGGGGCAGTTGTGGCTGCAATTAAAGAAAATTCTGGAGGCTCCAGAGAATGCGGTTTTAAAGGCGGAAATCGCAAAGATTTTGGAGGGAGAAGAGGCAACAGCGAAGGGCAAATTCAAGGTTAATGCTCAGGGTGCGAATATTGTGGTAATCGGCGATCGCGCCAAGGTTGAGATTGTCAAGTAAAATGTGTAAAGTCTAGAAGCTAGACGTGGAGACGATCCTCGAAGAGGATGGCAAAGCGATTAAGAGCAGGTTTCCAATCACGAATCGGCATCGTCCACTTCTTCGAGATATTCCGCATTGCTAAATAAACGAGCTTGAAAGCAGCATCATCAGAGGGAAAAATCTGTTGGGATTTAATCACCTTCCGCAAACTACTGTTCATCGACTCAATCGCATTGGTGGTATAAATCGCCCTGCGAATCTCGGTCGGGAAAGCAAAGAAGGGGATAATGTTTGCCCAATGACTGCGCCAAGACTTGGAGATTGATGGATATTGCTTGTCCCACTTTTCAGCAAAGAGTTCGAGATTAAACTCAGCCTCCGATTCCGTCGCCGCGCTATAAATAGCCTTGAGGTCAGCACAAACTTGCTTGCGTTGTTGCCAAGGTACAAAAGCGACCGAGTTTCTGACCATGTGGACAATGCATAACTGCACCTGAGTTTTAGGAAATACCGTCTCAATCGCATTAGGGAAACCAGTCAAGCCATCGACACAGGCAATCAAAATATCTTTGACCCCACGGTTGTGAATTTCGGTGAGTACTGACAACCAGAATTTCGCACCTTCATTCGGAGAAATCCACATACCCGACTTTGGCGTAGCCGAAATCGCAGTCCCCCGAGATCGGCAAGGGGAGTTTGAACCGCAGATGGTGAAGAAAGGACAAAGTCGCTTGTCAGGACTAGATGAAAAGATCATTGCTCTCTACGCACGAGGTATGAGTGTCAGGGATATTCAAGCCCAGTTGCAAGAAATGTATGGTGTTGAAGTATCACCAACACTTATTTCCAATGTTACAGATGCAGTAATTGACGAGGTGAAGCAATGGCAAAACCGTCCCCTTGAAGCAGTCTATCCAATCGTCTTTCTGGACTGTCTAGTCATCAAAGTCCGAGACAATGGCAGAGTGATTAACAAATCCTTGTACTTTGCCTTGGGCGTGAATATGGACGGGTACAAGGAATTACTGGGTATGTGGATTTCTCCGAATGAAGGTGCGAAATTCTGGTTGTCAGTACTCACCGAAATTCACAACCGTGGGGTCAAAGATATTTTGATTGCCTGTGTCGATGGCTTGACTGGTTTCCCTAATGCGATTGAGACGGTATTTCCTAAAACTCAGGTGCAGTTATGCATTGTCCACATGGTCAGAAACTCGGTCGCTTTTGTACCTTGGCAACAACGCAAGCAAGTTTGTGCTGACCTCAAGGCTATTTATAGCGCGGCGACGGAATCGGAGGCTGAGTTTAATCTCGAACTCTTTGCTGAAAAGTGGGACAAGCAATATCCATCAATCTCCAAGTCTTGGCGCAGTCATTGGGCAAACATTATCCCCTTCTTTACTTTCCCGACCGAGATTCGCAGGGCGATTTATACCACCTATGCGATTGAGTCGATGAACAGTAGTTTGCGGAAGGTGATTAAATCCCAACAGATTTTTCCCTCTGATGATGCTGCTTTCAAGCTCGTTTATTTAGCAATGCGGAATATCTCGAAGAAGTGGACGATGCCGATTCGTGATTGGAAACCTGCTCTTAATCGCTTTGCCATTCTCTTCGAGGATCGTCTCCACGTCTAGCTTCTAGACTTTACACATTTTACTTGACAATCTCCGATTTTCTAAGGTTTATCTACGAGTTCCCTATCGTTTTGACAATCGTGACCCATTACCAGTTTATGCTGTCTATGCAACGGAAATCGATTGCCCTGAAGGTGAAACCTCTTTGGAATGGATGCTCCTGACCACTGAAGTCGTAGAAGAACTAGATGCAGCCATTAAGATTTTACGTTGGTATACTTACCGTTAGCGTGTAGAAGATTTTCATAAAATCTTTAAGTCTGGCTGTCAGTGTGAGCGCTATAGACTTGCTGCTGAAGGGATGAAGACATTGCTCGGCTTTTTAAGTGTCTGTGCGGTCGAGCTTTTACAGGTTACTTATCTCCATCGAAATCAACCTGATGCTCCTGCGGTTGAGATTCTTTCTCCTGTCCAAATTCAGGTTTTAAAGACTCGATTTCCTAAATCTCCTCCTGTTTTAACTGTTGCTTGGGCTATCGAATCGATTGCTTTCCTTGGCGGTTATCTTGAGCATCGCCGTAAATCTCCCATTGGTATTCAAGTTCTCTGGCGTGGTTGGTCTAATTTACGTGAACTTTGCCAAGGTTGGCTTCTTGCCCAAATTCATACTTAACGGGAAAAGTAAGATAAGCTGACGAATTTCGCTAAAGAGTGTTTGCGTTGTCTCTTGAATATTTGAAGTCATCTGTAGCTAGATTTGATTGACTTAGTCCATTTAACTGTTTTTTAGATCAGATTATGGTAGACGACTAATTCTGATAAAATTCAGATATGGTGGTGTAAATGAGTAAATATGGTTGATATTAATACAATTGAACTTTCTTTCAAACGTATCCCTGAATATAATGCTGAACTTGCAAAAACAGTTCCTTCAAATGTAAAAACTAATTATTTAGTTGGTTCAGTTATCGCAATTGGGATAGGTCTATTTACTTTGTTAGCGACTTCTCAAAGTATGCTCAAAATCCTTGGTGGGGGCTTAGCAGTTGGTGGTGTGGGTACATCTGTTTACATATCGCAGCGCAAAACAGATGATTCGAGTGAAGCACAAGAGGAGAGGAAAAAGTTCAATATCGCTGAAAGTATCCGTAAGGCGAAGGCAAATGTCTCAAATGAACGGGTTAGGCTAACTAATGCTGCCCATAGTTTTCATTCCTTCAGTTTTGACACTGCAAACGCAATTGGTGACTCCATTTCTTTTAATTCATATACCGTCAAAGTAACTGATAGACCAGATAGTATAAATATTGGATTGAGAACAGATAAAATCCTCTATCGCACTGAATCCTATGCAGAGTTTTATACAACTAAAGGAGGCAAATTAAAATCACGGCA from Pseudanabaena sp. Chao 1811 encodes the following:
- a CDS encoding adenine phosphoribosyltransferase → MDFKSIIRDIPDFPQQGIVFRDITPLLAHPHGLTSIIQGFQTKFAELNIGEIDCIIGIESRGFILGAALAMSLGASFVPVRKPKKLPSAVFSVEYSLEYGTDTLEIHQDALAKGERVLIIDDVIATGGTAAATAKLIQQAGAELIGYGFLIELDFLNGRKALPEVPIVSLVNY